The nucleotide sequence TTGCACTATTAATTTTCTTTATTACGGGAGCACTCGCTGCATTAACGCTTTTCGGAACGATAGCCAATATCCCGATTACGCTGTTTTTTGTATCGATAACATTTATGCTGGCGGCATCAAAGGTAAGAAAAACGGGCGTCTTTTTTATTATGGGGATAATTATCGTTTTACCTGGATTTATGGCGGCAAACGGAGTCGGTGTCGGTCTTTCAATTATCGGCTGGTTCATTGCGGAGACTCTTGCATCAATGATGAAGTACAAAGATAAAAAAGCAATCATATTGCCTTATGTGCTGGGCTCCACATTGCAGACAGCCTTGTTCACCCTGCCTATGTAT is from Treponema denticola and encodes:
- a CDS encoding MptD family putative ECF transporter S component, which translates into the protein METKTNKLNARDFIFIGIFAAVALLIFFITGALAALTLFGTIANIPITLFFVSITFMLAASKVRKTGVFFIMGIIIVLPGFMAANGVGVGLSIIGWFIAETLASMMKYKDKKAIILPYVLGSTLQTALFTLPMYLSHGEYLIQRQEILHLTDEALAQYLQFFSWPVYSSMVALTVITSFAGAWLSMRILKKHFEKAGMV